In a single window of the Enoplosus armatus isolate fEnoArm2 chromosome 15, fEnoArm2.hap1, whole genome shotgun sequence genome:
- the pccb gene encoding propionyl-CoA carboxylase beta chain, mitochondrial isoform X1, with the protein MMAAFSVARSSCGLINGLRISFRSLAPVKHGAVAAAVPQTNMLRDCRWYSVSHLSVKQRIDKKRRAALVGGGQKRIDAQHKRGKLTARERVELLLDPESFVESDMFVEHRCSDFNMEQDRNKFPGDSVVTGRGRINGRLVYVFSQDFTVFGGSLSGAHAQKICKIMDQAMTVGAPVIGLNDSGGARIQEGVESLAGYADIFLRNVMASGVVPQISLIMGPCAGGAVYSPALTDFTFMVKDTSYLFITGPDVVKSVTNEDVTQEELGGAKTHTSVSGVAHHAFENDVEALLNLREFFNFLPLSNQDPAPIRECHDPSDRLVPSLDTIVPLESTKAYDMLDIIQTIVDERDFFEIMPNYAKNIVVGFARMNGRTVGIVGNQPKVASGCLDINSSVKGARFVRFCDAFNIPIITFVDVPGFLPGTAQEYGGIIRHGAKLLFAFAEATVPKITVITRKAYGGAYDVMSSKHLRGDVNYAWPSAEVAVMGAKGAVQIIFRGKENQAEAEAEYVEKFANPFPAAVRGFVDDIIEPGSTRKRICRDLEVLASKKQVNPWKKHANIPL; encoded by the exons ATGATGGCGGCCTTCAGTGTGGCTCGAAGCAGTTGCGGACTGATAAACGGGTTGAGGATATCTTTCAGGAGTTTGGCCCCGGTGAAACATGGCGCAGTCGCTGCCGCAGTGCCGCAGACGAACATGCTACGGGACTGTCGCTGGTATTCTGTCAGCCACCTGTCCGTTAAGCAGAGGATTGACAAGAAACGGAGGGCGGCGCTAGTCGGGGGAGGTCAGAAGAGAATAGATGCACAACACAAACGG GGTAAGCTGACAGCCAGGGAGCGAGTGGAGCTTCTGCTGGACCCGGAGTCCTTTGTGGAGTCGGACATGTTCGTGGAGCATCGCTGCTCCGATTTCAACATGGAGCAGGATAGGAACAAG TTTCCGGGTGACAGCGTTGTGACAGGCAGAGGCAGGATCAATGGCAGGCTGGTTTATGTCTTCAGTCAG gaCTTCACTGTGTTTGGTGGCAGTCTGTCTGGAGCTCATGCACAGAAGATCTGTAAG ATTATGGACCAGGCCATGACAGTTGGAGCCCCGGTTATTGGGTTGAATGACTCTGGAGGAGCTCGGATCCAGGAAGGAGTGGAGTCTCTGGCTGGATATGCAGACATATTCCTG AGGAATGTGATGGCTTCAGGAGTCGTCCCTCAGATCTCCCTCATCATGGGTCCCTGTGCAGGAGGAGCAGTCTACTCCCCCGCCCTGACAGATTTCACCTTCATGGTTAAG gacacATCATACCTGTTCATCACTGGACCTGATGTTGTGAAGTCTGTCACCAATGAAGACGTGACTCAAGAGGAGCTCGGTGGAGCCAAAACGCACACCAGCGTGTCTG GAGTGGCTCACCATGCATTTGAGAATGACGTTGAAGCCTTGCTCAACCTGCGAGAGTTCTTCAACTTCCTGCCACTTAGCAATCAGGACCCTGCCCCCATCAGGGAGTGCCACGACCCCAG CGATCGTCTGGTGCCTTCGTTGGACACCATCGTCCCGCTTGAGTCAACTAAAGCATATGACATGTTGGACATCATTCAAACA ATAGTGGATGAGAGGGACTTCTTTGAGATCATGCCCAACTACGCCAAGAACATTGTGGTGGGATTTGCCCGCATGAACGGACGCACTGTAGGCATTGTGGGTAACCAGCCCAAAGTGGCTTCTG GTTGTTTGGACATCAACTCCTCAGTGAAGGGAGCCCGCTTTGTACGCTTCTGTGATGCCTTCAATATTCCCATCATCACCTTTGTGGATGTGCCGGGCTTCCTGCCAG GTACCGCTCAGGAGTATGGAGGCATCATCAGACACGGAGCCAAACTGCTGTTTGCCTTCGCAGAGGCCACCGTCCCGAAAATAACAGTCATCACCAGAAAG GCTTATGGAGGAGCCTACGACGTGATGAGCTCCAAACACTTGAGAGGAGATGTGAACTACGCCTGGCCCTCAGCTGAGGTCGCTGTCATGGGTGCCaag GGTGCTGTTCAGATTATCTTCAGAGGCAAGGAGAAccaggcagaggcagaggctGAATACGTGGAGAAGTTCGCCAACCCTTTcccagctgctgtcagag GTTTCGTGGATGACATCATTGAGCCGGGGAGCACTCGCAAGAGGATCTGCCGCGATCTGGAGGTGCTGGCCAGCAAGAAGCAGGTCAACCCCTGGAAGAAACACGCCAACATTCCTCTGTGA
- the msl2a gene encoding E3 ubiquitin-protein ligase MSL2a codes for MNPANATALYVSASRAVLQCDPRQPHTFADMYTLLPFFRQSLACLVCGKLLQDPISPTHPECQHYVCLGCKGQKMQIRPSCSRCKDYSCFQENKQLSLLVQCYRKLCLYVTHSPLLQLISSHVGGSPDVMALLEEVLMSHEEEVETEDPSLAQEDVNPSAHESLTPTEAPPAPAELSAVPQCSSSDPPCSNGPQECNGEVLEDLVPSSPELEVCELVEEQPQAGLSVSNTGCGGLELSLTTGPLAPTPGTVCSLRDGESSSRELEEGEVLLLSVEEVLQTLDPLQPGRVSPHTQSERTHTHAHITTDRAHAQMYIQLDAAHNYTQIRTDRTNTVASHGAYIHTSSFDPTPNSKPPPVRLKRKRSRSESDREKVKPLPIASILQGSSSHLHNPNPSQTLHTQTHTPSLTVPAHTYSSLPNGGLPKPSRPAQNHNKGARKHVDPGLKKPHAKARSGGGSKNKDGSKDQRLMSGCLVPPAPVRPPYKKPVEKKGCKCGRATQNPSVLTCRGQRCPCYSNRKACLDCICRGCQNSYMANGEKKLEAFAVPEKALEQTRLTLGINLTSITAAAALRTPPTTSIRTNTLLNVATATGTPVTTAFLSPSPPQEPNYEDSLELLIG; via the exons ATGAACCCCGCGAATGCAACCGCTCTGTACGTGTCCGCCAGTCGGGCCGTGCTGCAGTGTGACCCGCGGCAGCCTCACACCTTCGCAGATATGTACACGCTACTGCCCTTCTTCCGACAGTCCCTCGCATGCCTTGTCTGTG gTAAACTGCTCCAGGATCCCATTTCCCCAACACATCCAGAGTGTCAGCATTATGTCTGCTTGGGCTGTAAAGGCCAAAAGATGCAGATCAGGCCGTCATGCAGCCGCTGTAAGGACTATTCTTGCTTCCAGGAGAACAAACAGCTCTCCTTGCTGGTGCAATGCTACAGGAAACTCTGCCTCTATGTAACTCACTCGCCATTGCTGCAGTTGATCAGCAGCCATGTAGGAGGGTCTCCAGATGTTATGGCCTTGCTAGAGGAGGTGCTAATGTCACATGAAGAGGAGGTAGAGACGGAGGACCCAAGCCTAGCACAGGAAGATGTGAATCCCTCTGCCCACGAGTCCCTTACCCCCACAGAGGCACCACCTGCTCCTGCAGAGCTGTCAGCTGTACCACAGTGCTCCTCCTCTGACCCTCCCTGTTCCAATGGACCACAGGAATGCAATGGAGAAGTGCTTGAGGACCTGGTTCCCTCGTCTCCTGAGCTGGAAGTATGCGAGCTGGTAGAGGAGCAGCCACAGGCAGGCCTGTCTGTGTCCAATACTGGTTGTGGTGGTCTGGAACTGAGTCTGACCACTGGACCTTTAGCCCCAACTCCAGGCACTGTGTGCTCACTCAGGGATGGGGAATCTAGCAgcagggagctggaggagggggaggtgttGCTTCTCAGTGTGGAGGAGGTGTTACAGACTTTGGATCCCCTTCAGCCCGGTCGAGTTTCTCCTCATACACAGTCGGAAAGAAcgcacactcacgcacacataACCACGGACAGAGCGCATGCTCAAATGTACATACAGCTGGACGCAGCTCACAACTACACACAGATTCGAACAGACAGGACTAACACAGTGGCAAGCCATGGtgcttacatacacacatcctcTTTCGATCCTACTCCTAACTCCAAGCCCCCGCCAGTCCGCCTTAAACGTAAACGGTCTCGTTCAGAGAGTGACAGGGAGAAGGTGAAACCCCTCCCTATCGCCTCCATCCTGCAGGGCTCCTCCTCACATTTACACAATCCCAACCCCTCGCAGACActgcacacgcaaacacacacaccctccttaACTGTAccagcacacacatactcttCCCTTCCTAATGGGGGGCTTCCCAAGCCCAGTCGCCCTGCGCAGAACCACAATAAAGGTGCCAGGAAGCATGTTGATCCGGGCCTTAAGAAGCCCCATGCGAAGGCCCGCAGTGGTGGAGGCTCCAAGAACAAGGACGGAAGCAAAGACCAACGGTTGATGTCGGGCTGCCTTGTGCCCCCAGCGCCTGTTAGGCCTCCATATAAAAAGCCAGTGGAGAAGAAAGGCTGTAAGTGTGGCAGGGCCACCCAGAATCCATCTGTGCTGACCTGCAGGGGGCAACGCTGTCCCTGCTACTCAAACCGCAAG GCATGCTTGGATTGTATCTGTCGAGGTTGCCAGAACTCCTACATGGCCAATGGTGAGAAGAAGCTAGAGGCCTTTGCCGTGCCAGAGAAAGCCTTGGAGCAGACGCGGCTCACACTCGGCATCAACCTCACCAGCATCACGGCAGCCGCGGCACTCCGCACCCCACCAACCACCAGCATCCGCACGAACACCCTCCTCAATGTCGCCACCGCAACGGGGACCCCTGTGACCACGGCCTTCCTGTCCCCCAGCCCCCCGCAAGAGCCCAACTATGAGGATAGCCTGGAGCTGCTGATCGGATGA
- the pccb gene encoding propionyl-CoA carboxylase beta chain, mitochondrial isoform X2 has protein sequence MLRDCRWYSVSHLSVKQRIDKKRRAALVGGGQKRIDAQHKRGKLTARERVELLLDPESFVESDMFVEHRCSDFNMEQDRNKFPGDSVVTGRGRINGRLVYVFSQQLGFTCVIFFLSCPFSFSQDFTVFGGSLSGAHAQKICKIMDQAMTVGAPVIGLNDSGGARIQEGVESLAGYADIFLRNVMASGVVPQISLIMGPCAGGAVYSPALTDFTFMVKDTSYLFITGPDVVKSVTNEDVTQEELGGAKTHTSVSGVAHHAFENDVEALLNLREFFNFLPLSNQDPAPIRECHDPSDRLVPSLDTIVPLESTKAYDMLDIIQTIVDERDFFEIMPNYAKNIVVGFARMNGRTVGIVGNQPKVASGCLDINSSVKGARFVRFCDAFNIPIITFVDVPGFLPGTAQEYGGIIRHGAKLLFAFAEATVPKITVITRKAYGGAYDVMSSKHLRGDVNYAWPSAEVAVMGAKGAVQIIFRGKENQAEAEAEYVEKFANPFPAAVRGFVDDIIEPGSTRKRICRDLEVLASKKQVNPWKKHANIPL, from the exons ATGCTACGGGACTGTCGCTGGTATTCTGTCAGCCACCTGTCCGTTAAGCAGAGGATTGACAAGAAACGGAGGGCGGCGCTAGTCGGGGGAGGTCAGAAGAGAATAGATGCACAACACAAACGG GGTAAGCTGACAGCCAGGGAGCGAGTGGAGCTTCTGCTGGACCCGGAGTCCTTTGTGGAGTCGGACATGTTCGTGGAGCATCGCTGCTCCGATTTCAACATGGAGCAGGATAGGAACAAG TTTCCGGGTGACAGCGTTGTGACAGGCAGAGGCAGGATCAATGGCAGGCTGGTTTATGTCTTCAGTCAG CAGCTTGGTTTCACCTGTGTAATATTCTTTCTATCGtgccctttctctttctctcaggaCTTCACTGTGTTTGGTGGCAGTCTGTCTGGAGCTCATGCACAGAAGATCTGTAAG ATTATGGACCAGGCCATGACAGTTGGAGCCCCGGTTATTGGGTTGAATGACTCTGGAGGAGCTCGGATCCAGGAAGGAGTGGAGTCTCTGGCTGGATATGCAGACATATTCCTG AGGAATGTGATGGCTTCAGGAGTCGTCCCTCAGATCTCCCTCATCATGGGTCCCTGTGCAGGAGGAGCAGTCTACTCCCCCGCCCTGACAGATTTCACCTTCATGGTTAAG gacacATCATACCTGTTCATCACTGGACCTGATGTTGTGAAGTCTGTCACCAATGAAGACGTGACTCAAGAGGAGCTCGGTGGAGCCAAAACGCACACCAGCGTGTCTG GAGTGGCTCACCATGCATTTGAGAATGACGTTGAAGCCTTGCTCAACCTGCGAGAGTTCTTCAACTTCCTGCCACTTAGCAATCAGGACCCTGCCCCCATCAGGGAGTGCCACGACCCCAG CGATCGTCTGGTGCCTTCGTTGGACACCATCGTCCCGCTTGAGTCAACTAAAGCATATGACATGTTGGACATCATTCAAACA ATAGTGGATGAGAGGGACTTCTTTGAGATCATGCCCAACTACGCCAAGAACATTGTGGTGGGATTTGCCCGCATGAACGGACGCACTGTAGGCATTGTGGGTAACCAGCCCAAAGTGGCTTCTG GTTGTTTGGACATCAACTCCTCAGTGAAGGGAGCCCGCTTTGTACGCTTCTGTGATGCCTTCAATATTCCCATCATCACCTTTGTGGATGTGCCGGGCTTCCTGCCAG GTACCGCTCAGGAGTATGGAGGCATCATCAGACACGGAGCCAAACTGCTGTTTGCCTTCGCAGAGGCCACCGTCCCGAAAATAACAGTCATCACCAGAAAG GCTTATGGAGGAGCCTACGACGTGATGAGCTCCAAACACTTGAGAGGAGATGTGAACTACGCCTGGCCCTCAGCTGAGGTCGCTGTCATGGGTGCCaag GGTGCTGTTCAGATTATCTTCAGAGGCAAGGAGAAccaggcagaggcagaggctGAATACGTGGAGAAGTTCGCCAACCCTTTcccagctgctgtcagag GTTTCGTGGATGACATCATTGAGCCGGGGAGCACTCGCAAGAGGATCTGCCGCGATCTGGAGGTGCTGGCCAGCAAGAAGCAGGTCAACCCCTGGAAGAAACACGCCAACATTCCTCTGTGA